A window of Tautonia marina contains these coding sequences:
- a CDS encoding arylsulfatase → MPRIALRLALMALMTLVTTAGATQEARAKPKPPNIIFIMADDLGYGDLGSYGQKTIPTPNLDRLAAEGTRFTQVYAGSTVCAPSRCVLMTGYHSGHARVRGNDRVPLLPEDVTVAEALKAAGYQTALIGKWGLGEPDSTGVPNKQGFDHFFGYLNQKHAHNYYPDHLWRQEERVEIPENVIGPDDGVAIERVTYSHDLFAEEALDWVKQHRDGPFFLYLALTIPHANNEGSRATGDGMEVPDYGSFAEKDWPNPIKGQAAMIARMDRDIGRLMTSLDDLGIDDDTIIFFTSDNGPHREGGPAYSPDFFDSNGPLRGIKRDLYEGGIRVPMIVRWPGHVPAGAVSDQIWAFWDVPPTLAELAGASALAVLPDDIDGISMVPALLGPEAAGREQEDHKFLYWEFHEGRASKQAARMGDWKGVRLSPDGPLELYDLANDLGETTDVAADHPKIVAAITQYLDTERTESEVWPLRYARK, encoded by the coding sequence ATGCCGAGGATCGCGCTGAGACTGGCCCTGATGGCCTTAATGACGCTCGTAACGACTGCCGGAGCCACCCAGGAAGCCAGGGCGAAGCCGAAGCCGCCGAACATCATCTTCATCATGGCCGACGACCTCGGCTATGGCGATCTGGGAAGCTACGGGCAGAAGACCATCCCGACACCGAACCTCGATCGCCTGGCCGCCGAAGGGACGCGGTTCACCCAGGTTTACGCGGGCAGCACCGTCTGCGCCCCGTCACGGTGTGTGTTGATGACCGGCTACCACTCGGGGCATGCTCGGGTCCGAGGCAACGACCGCGTCCCTCTCTTGCCCGAGGATGTGACCGTGGCCGAGGCCCTGAAGGCCGCCGGCTATCAGACGGCCCTGATCGGCAAGTGGGGCCTCGGCGAGCCGGACTCGACCGGCGTGCCGAACAAGCAGGGGTTCGATCATTTTTTCGGCTACTTGAATCAAAAGCACGCCCATAACTACTACCCCGATCACCTCTGGCGGCAGGAGGAACGGGTCGAGATTCCCGAGAACGTCATCGGCCCAGACGACGGCGTGGCCATCGAGCGCGTCACCTACTCGCACGACCTGTTCGCCGAGGAGGCGCTCGATTGGGTCAAGCAACACCGCGACGGCCCCTTCTTCCTCTATCTCGCGTTGACGATTCCTCACGCAAACAATGAAGGGTCCCGAGCGACCGGTGACGGCATGGAAGTCCCCGATTACGGCAGCTTCGCCGAGAAGGACTGGCCGAACCCCATCAAGGGGCAGGCCGCGATGATCGCCCGGATGGACCGCGACATCGGCCGCCTGATGACCTCGCTCGACGACCTCGGGATCGACGATGACACCATCATCTTCTTCACCTCCGACAACGGTCCGCACCGCGAAGGAGGCCCCGCGTACTCCCCCGACTTCTTCGACAGCAACGGCCCCCTGCGCGGCATCAAACGCGACCTGTACGAAGGGGGCATTCGCGTGCCGATGATCGTCCGATGGCCCGGTCATGTCCCCGCCGGAGCGGTCAGTGATCAGATCTGGGCCTTCTGGGACGTTCCTCCCACCCTGGCCGAGCTGGCCGGGGCGAGCGCCCTTGCCGTCTTGCCCGACGACATCGACGGCATTTCCATGGTCCCCGCCCTCCTCGGTCCCGAGGCCGCCGGCCGCGAGCAAGAGGATCACAAGTTCCTCTACTGGGAATTCCACGAAGGCCGCGCCTCGAAACAGGCCGCTCGCATGGGAGACTGGAAGGGGGTTCGCCTCTCGCCCGATGGTCCGCTCGAACTGTATGACCTCGCGAACGACCTGGGCGAGACGACCGACGTGGCCGCCGATCACCCGAAGATCGTCGCGGCCATCACCCAGTATCTCGACACCGAGCGCACGGAATCGGAGGTCTGGCCGCTCCGGTACGCCAGGAAGTAA
- a CDS encoding carbon-nitrogen hydrolase family protein produces the protein MSPSTPEESPTPNRLRVAAVQMSFADSIAGNLERIEHAAIHAAEAGADAVLFPECATTGYAYDFGTLKPAPLRDGLHKVAEIAERLHVNLLVGSPIFAGRRLYNGLLVFDRTGWLIHTYAKCQLTESDRQWFTPGKGISLFSLDGVPATAIICHERRYPELVRLPVMAGAQIVFHPNAGMDAEEVSRAKRKGRDGIPVRAFENAVYYVFANSVGPQGGGKWSAGDSKIVAPDGSFLQLADNRRAMVLVDDLDLSKATRTYAIDSLNHPRILASHWRRMLPELRRQVVEIDRTFQRWYEPAGGRRRS, from the coding sequence ATGAGCCCGTCAACACCCGAGGAATCTCCCACACCGAATCGCTTGCGCGTGGCGGCGGTCCAGATGAGCTTCGCCGACTCGATCGCCGGGAATCTGGAACGGATTGAGCACGCGGCAATCCACGCGGCTGAAGCCGGAGCCGATGCCGTGCTGTTCCCTGAGTGCGCGACGACCGGCTATGCCTACGACTTCGGAACCTTGAAGCCAGCCCCGCTCCGCGACGGCTTGCACAAGGTCGCTGAGATTGCAGAACGTTTGCATGTCAATCTGCTGGTCGGGAGCCCGATCTTCGCGGGGCGTCGGCTCTATAACGGCCTGCTCGTGTTTGATCGGACGGGTTGGTTGATCCACACCTATGCAAAGTGCCAGCTCACCGAATCGGATCGGCAATGGTTTACCCCCGGCAAGGGAATCTCCCTCTTTTCGCTGGATGGGGTGCCGGCAACGGCGATCATCTGTCACGAGCGGCGCTATCCGGAACTCGTCCGACTGCCCGTGATGGCCGGGGCTCAGATCGTCTTTCATCCGAACGCCGGGATGGATGCCGAGGAGGTCTCGCGTGCCAAACGCAAGGGGCGAGACGGTATCCCCGTCCGTGCCTTCGAGAACGCCGTGTATTACGTCTTCGCCAATTCCGTCGGTCCCCAGGGCGGCGGCAAATGGTCGGCCGGCGATTCGAAGATCGTGGCCCCCGACGGTTCGTTCCTCCAACTGGCCGACAACCGCCGCGCGATGGTCCTGGTCGACGACCTCGATCTCTCAAAGGCCACGCGCACCTATGCGATCGACAGCTTGAACCACCCTCGAATCCTCGCAAGCCACTGGCGCCGCATGCTTCCGGAACTCCGTCGCCAGGTGGTCGAGATTGATCGGACCTTCCAGCGGTGGTACGAGCCAGCGGGCGGCCGGCGTCGTTCCTAA
- a CDS encoding SGNH/GDSL hydrolase family protein, with protein sequence MRHLAIALGLLLAAEGFAAPSIRANPPDEPAPTTLELQDGDRIVLLGDALIERMQQFGHFETLLTLAVPEKTISFRNLGWSGDTVFGEARAGFGTPEDGFKTLVEQVKATEPTVLIVGYGANESWDGEAGLPRFRQGYQRLLDALEATGPRAIVLLSPIARRLSTAPTSGDEANLARYTEAIEQIARERGHHFVNLLALTEPMADDDTASDATDWYAPQGLHLSDQGDALLARLLLREVFGLKAPQTDPERFEMLRRAIFDKNQLYFHRYRPQNETYLFGFRKHEQGNNAAEVERFERLVAEAEAEISMLKMPEQPVFDLDRIDEEVYDR encoded by the coding sequence ATGAGACACCTGGCGATTGCCCTCGGCCTGCTGCTGGCCGCCGAAGGCTTCGCGGCGCCCTCGATTCGGGCCAATCCTCCCGACGAACCCGCGCCGACGACGCTCGAACTGCAAGACGGAGACCGCATCGTTCTGCTCGGCGATGCGTTGATCGAACGCATGCAGCAGTTCGGCCATTTCGAAACCTTGCTGACACTGGCCGTTCCCGAGAAAACGATCTCCTTCCGCAACCTCGGCTGGAGCGGCGACACCGTCTTCGGCGAGGCCCGAGCCGGCTTCGGCACACCTGAAGACGGCTTCAAAACGCTCGTCGAACAGGTCAAGGCCACCGAGCCGACCGTCCTGATCGTCGGCTACGGCGCGAATGAATCGTGGGACGGCGAGGCCGGACTCCCCCGCTTCCGACAGGGCTACCAACGCCTGCTCGACGCGCTCGAAGCCACCGGGCCCCGCGCCATCGTCTTGCTCTCTCCCATCGCCCGACGCCTGAGCACCGCTCCCACGAGTGGAGACGAGGCCAACCTGGCCCGCTACACCGAGGCGATCGAGCAGATCGCCCGCGAGCGTGGGCACCACTTCGTCAACCTGCTCGCCCTGACCGAGCCGATGGCCGACGACGACACCGCCTCCGACGCGACCGACTGGTACGCCCCGCAGGGCCTCCATCTGTCCGATCAGGGAGACGCCCTGCTCGCCCGCCTCTTGCTTCGCGAGGTGTTCGGCCTGAAGGCTCCCCAGACCGACCCCGAGCGCTTCGAGATGCTCCGGCGCGCCATCTTCGACAAGAACCAGCTCTACTTCCACCGCTACCGCCCCCAGAACGAGACGTACCTGTTCGGCTTCCGCAAGCACGAACAGGGGAACAACGCCGCCGAGGTCGAACGCTTCGAGCGCCTCGTTGCCGAGGCCGAAGCCGAGATTTCCATGCTGAAAATGCCCGAGCAGCCCGTCTTCGATCTCGACCGCATTGATGAGGAGGTTTACGACCGATGA
- a CDS encoding potassium channel family protein translates to MSCESEPIEERAAREPQGAEGPQAPASLVEPVWTWAAGPRPKDHLGKVWLKVRVYARYARFLLHEFRWPLAVFWTLVVGGGWILHRFYHHDGETLDFAEACHGVFLLIFVEAALEFPDEWYLQLAFFLVPIIGLGAVADSLIRLGYLVFSRKGNLPEWHRMVASVYRQHVIVVGLGTVGYQIVREMLQLRELVVVIERPHVESELIEEILDREVPVIRGDARTIKTLEAAGVRRAKAVVLATQDDLANLDAALTARDLNPKAKIVMRMFDESLAEKVAGSFALPAVSTARVAAPAFVAAATGRRIYQDFQLAGRHVHLVDLTIVPEGELVGRSIGEIQHDRQVNIVMHHGRDGTNVNPEHGIVLGPGDEVLVIAPIDRLVDLERMNRPREHEPPAPARSEPPPEHSL, encoded by the coding sequence GTGAGCTGTGAGTCGGAACCGATCGAGGAACGAGCGGCGAGGGAGCCCCAGGGGGCCGAAGGGCCGCAAGCGCCGGCCAGCCTCGTCGAGCCCGTCTGGACCTGGGCGGCCGGGCCGAGGCCAAAGGATCATTTGGGAAAGGTCTGGCTGAAGGTCAGGGTTTATGCCAGATATGCACGGTTTTTGCTGCATGAATTCCGATGGCCGCTCGCAGTCTTCTGGACGTTGGTGGTGGGGGGCGGGTGGATCTTGCACCGGTTTTACCACCACGACGGCGAGACGCTCGACTTTGCCGAGGCGTGTCACGGCGTCTTTCTGCTCATTTTCGTCGAGGCCGCGCTGGAGTTCCCTGACGAGTGGTACCTGCAGCTCGCCTTTTTCCTGGTGCCGATCATCGGCCTTGGGGCGGTGGCCGATTCGCTCATCCGGCTCGGCTACCTCGTGTTCTCGCGCAAGGGAAACCTGCCGGAGTGGCATCGCATGGTGGCATCAGTCTATCGGCAGCATGTGATCGTGGTCGGGCTAGGGACGGTCGGCTATCAGATCGTCAGGGAGATGCTCCAGCTCCGGGAGCTGGTGGTGGTGATCGAGCGGCCTCATGTCGAGTCGGAGCTGATCGAGGAGATCCTCGACCGCGAGGTGCCGGTCATCCGTGGCGATGCCCGCACAATCAAGACGCTCGAAGCCGCCGGGGTCCGCCGGGCCAAGGCCGTGGTGCTGGCCACGCAGGATGACCTGGCGAACCTCGACGCCGCCCTGACCGCCCGCGACCTGAACCCGAAGGCGAAGATCGTTATGCGCATGTTCGACGAGTCGCTGGCCGAAAAGGTCGCGGGCTCGTTCGCCCTGCCGGCCGTCTCGACCGCCCGGGTGGCCGCTCCGGCTTTTGTGGCCGCCGCGACCGGACGGCGCATCTACCAGGATTTTCAGCTCGCCGGGCGGCATGTCCACCTGGTCGACCTGACGATCGTTCCCGAAGGAGAGCTGGTCGGCCGGTCGATCGGAGAGATCCAGCACGACCGACAGGTAAATATCGTGATGCATCATGGCCGCGATGGCACGAACGTCAATCCGGAGCACGGCATCGTACTCGGTCCCGGAGACGAGGTGCTGGTGATCGCTCCGATCGACCGGTTGGTCGACCTGGAGCGGATGAACCGCCCTCGGGAGCACGAGCCACCGGCACCAGCACGATCCGAACCACCTCCGGAACACTCGCTCTGA